In the genome of Chryseobacterium sp. 52, the window CACTTTATGTTTTCAAACACGGCTGATGCTATTAAAAAAGGAACTTACGGAATTCCAGGAATATGATGAAACTGAATTCAGAAAAAAACGGTTTGTCCGTAATCCTTTTATTGAGGTGTATGAATCCCGGTGGAACTGGAAGGAAAATAATAACCAGGATTCTTTAGCCGGAAAGTATAACAATGTTTTTTACAGTACGGATCAGGAGATTTATCATCTTTTGCAGGAGCCTTTTTCTGCAACGATACTCCAACTGCTGGAAAAACCGCTAAGTATTGAGGAATTAGCCGCGTATTTTCTTTACCTGGTAGTAGAAAAAGAGATGATGGAAGAAAAGTTATCGGAACAAATTGTGGAGCTGTTGAAAAGCTTTTTCATAAGAATTGTGGATTAATTTAAACACGAATATTTTACACGAATGACACGGATATCTCTGTTGTGATAGTGATATTTGTGAACGTATTTGTGTTTAAAAAATTCATGTTTGTCGTGCAGAATAAAAAAGGGCTGCTTTACGGATAAAGCAGCCCCCTAAGCTCTCGTTCTTTAATTAACACTGAACAGTTCCACAAACGTGAAGTCTGTCCTGAGTTTTTATAGTATGAGTCGGGTGATCATGATCTCCTGCTGGAGAAAGTCCTAAACCACCTTGTAATTTTTTGGACAGATCTTTGTCCAAAGCTGTTACGAAACTTTCGATCTTAAGATCGTCGATGTTAAGTTTCATTTTTTTGTTGTTTTCCATAATAAAACATTTTTTTAATTTGGCCTACTC includes:
- a CDS encoding pinensin family lanthipeptide; amino-acid sequence: MENNKKMKLNIDDLKIESFVTALDKDLSKKLQGGLGLSPAGDHDHPTHTIKTQDRLHVCGTVQC